From Rhinoraja longicauda isolate Sanriku21f chromosome 24, sRhiLon1.1, whole genome shotgun sequence, one genomic window encodes:
- the LOC144605331 gene encoding uncharacterized protein LOC144605331: protein MKSASVEVTTINKSKALSLTDPRTFLDGNATVIEPEAVSPDGVGVSRYSTRPGDILCAGVLSYQAGPCFFGVLFENPVAEGELCQELGLYVTADPGERKEMYGLIKNGHESLVLRRLAIFGYNQNQSISVTLANLQVTATMSKGTNCSVELIVEDLSQLLHS, encoded by the exons ATGAAATCTGCATCCGTTGAGGTAACAACGATCAACAAAAGCAAAGCCCTGTCCCTCACTGATCCCAG GACTTTCCTCGATGGTAACGCCACAGTCATTGAACCAGAGGCGGTATCTCCCGATGGGGTTGGAGTGAGCCGATACTCCACCCGGCCCGGGGACATTCTCTGCGCTGGAGTACTGAGTTACCAGGCTGGGCCCTGCTTTTTTGGGGTGTTGTTCGAAAACCCTGTGGCGGAGGGGGAGCTTTGCCAGGAGCTCGGTTTGTACGTGACTGCTGATCCCGGGGAACGGAAGGAGATGTACGGTTTAATCAAAAATGGCCATGAGTCGCTCGTTCTTCGGCGCCTGGCAATTTTCGGATATAATCAGAACCAAAGCATCTCGGTCACCCTGGCCAACCTCCAGGTCACTGCCACCATGTCCAAAGGCACCAATTGCAGTGTGGAGCTCATCGTGGAAGATTTATCTCAGTTACTTCACTCTTGA